TTGTCTTAGCGCAGTTAAAAACTCGACCTCATTATCAGGGTGAAAACCATCAAATTCGGCCAGATCAAAGTGAGTTGCCAGTCGCTGTCGTTGGTCATCTGGAAGGGGTTTGTAGAGCAATACTTTAGGCTTCATAGCAATCCACTTTTTCTAATCTGTTTAGTTGATTTCTGGTCGGTAAACCTTCACTGTCCCCACGCACCTGAACGGTTAAAGAGCCGAGCAAATTACCACGACGGGCTGCTTGAGTCATATCAAGGCCATCCAATAATGCAGAAATGACACCCACAGCAAAACTGTCACCGGCTCCAACGGTATCAACGACTTTATTCACTGGGAAACCTGCCACAGTGCCTGATTCGCCAGAACCTGTTTTAAAGTATGCGCCTTTGCTGCCCAGTTTTACCACCACTGCTTGACTGCCACTTTGTAAGTAGAAGTCAGCAATGGCTTCCGGCTGATCACTGCCGGTAAGGATTTTACCTTCTTCAATGCCGGGTAAAACTATGTCACTAGCAAAAGCAAAGTCATTGATTTCTCTAATCATGGTAGCTTGGTCAGGCCATAGGGCTGGGCGCAAATTGGTGTCAAAAGAGACTCGGCAAGCTTGTTCTTTAGCCAGTTTTAATGCCTGCTTAGCGGCATTTCGAAGACTTTCGGAAACCGCAACTGACACACCCGTAAGGTGAAGGTGAGGTTGTTGCTGAAAGAGACGGCCATCAATGTCGTCGGCGTTTAGAGTTGAAGCGGCTGAGTTACCACGGTAATACTCTACCTTAGGGTCACTGCCATCAGTGACGTTGGATTTCAGCATGAAGCCCGTGGCATTGGTTGTGCTTTCTAATATCTGATTGGTCTGAATGTTTTCCTTTAGCACCGATTGTTTTATGAAGTCACCGAAGCTGTCTTTGCCCACTTTGGTGATGTAGGTGGAATCAAAGCCCAGTCTTGCCATACCAATTGCCACATTGACTTCTGCTCCTGCAAGGGATCGTGAAAACGACATTACTTGGGATAAATCCCCCGGCGTATCTGCCACAAACATGGTCATGGCTTCACCTATGGTGACAAAGTTAGGGATGGAATGGGACATAAGAGCAATCTCCTTTTTATTGTTAGACGAGTAGGAGGCTTGGCACAAAAATGATGCCAAT
The window above is part of the Marinomonas sp. THO17 genome. Proteins encoded here:
- a CDS encoding sugar kinase → MSHSIPNFVTIGEAMTMFVADTPGDLSQVMSFSRSLAGAEVNVAIGMARLGFDSTYITKVGKDSFGDFIKQSVLKENIQTNQILESTTNATGFMLKSNVTDGSDPKVEYYRGNSAASTLNADDIDGRLFQQQPHLHLTGVSVAVSESLRNAAKQALKLAKEQACRVSFDTNLRPALWPDQATMIREINDFAFASDIVLPGIEEGKILTGSDQPEAIADFYLQSGSQAVVVKLGSKGAYFKTGSGESGTVAGFPVNKVVDTVGAGDSFAVGVISALLDGLDMTQAARRGNLLGSLTVQVRGDSEGLPTRNQLNRLEKVDCYEA